The following are encoded together in the Lathyrus oleraceus cultivar Zhongwan6 chromosome 3, CAAS_Psat_ZW6_1.0, whole genome shotgun sequence genome:
- the LOC127129794 gene encoding uncharacterized protein LOC127129794 → MPHEDEGKSTPPINEVVEEEKEESYAPPPPYKPLIPFPQRLVKAKIIDHFRNFVEVLKKLYINIPFTETLLQIPSYAKFLKEILSNKHDEFCESFILSRESMSLMPLCVYEKLGLGGMKPNILSLQLTNKSVKYHVEIAEDVQIRIWKLIIPTNFVIMDIREDTKIPILLGRDIVTNTILC, encoded by the exons ATGCCACATGAAGATGAGGGAAAGTCAACACCACCTATAAACGAGGTTGTTGAGGAAGAAAAGGAAGAGTCATATGCACCTCCCCCGCCATATAAACCTCTTATCCCGTTTCCACAAAGATTAGTGAAAGCAAAGATTATAGACCATTTTAGGAATTTTGTTGAGGTTTTGAAAAAGTTGTATATCAATATCCCTTTCACCGAGACATTGTTACAAATACCATCTTATGCTAAATTCCTTAAGGAAATTCTATCAAACAA GCACGATGAGTTTTGCGAAAGCTTTATCTTATCTAGGGAGAGTATGAGTTTGATGCCTTTGTGCGTCTATGAAAAACTAGGCCTTGGTGGTATGAAACCTAATATATTATCTCTACAATTGACAAATAAGTCTGTCAAGTATCATGTAGAAATTGCAGAAGATGTGCAGATAAGGATATGGAAACTTATCATCCCAACAAACTTTGTCATAATGGATATACGAGAAGACACTAAAATCCCAATCCTACTAGGAAGAGACATTGTTACAAATACCATCTTATGCTAA